One part of the Clostridium thermosuccinogenes genome encodes these proteins:
- a CDS encoding glucoamylase family protein has protein sequence MFLKRRISIGQLLEKEVKGCFEYFWNEADNSHRGAGYGLIHDRCPTHRGIASIAAVGFGLAALCIGAERGYRAYREIENRVSGTLDTLLNSAENCNGFFYHFLDMKTGKRAWNCEVSIIDTAIAICGAISAGEYFGGKIKEKAEAIYRRVDWKWYVDASCNQFYMGYKPEGGFWGHWDEYAEQLMLYFLGSASPTHPTDPGMFYAYPRTEGYYGEIGPVIHSTSGSLFVYQFSHAFFDLRNKQDSLGVDWWQNSVNATLANRQYCIDNSDIFRTYGENAWGLTACDGPGGYSGIYGAPPRKTEKLFGNIHYGNDGTVPPCGPAGSMVFDPEHAQEVLIYMYENHPRLWGKYGFKDALNTSVSPVWYARDYVGIDKGISMLMIENYRSGFIWNVFMKNSFVRKGMELCQVTEKSGLLMV, from the coding sequence ATGTTTTTAAAAAGAAGGATATCAATCGGACAATTATTGGAGAAAGAAGTAAAAGGCTGTTTTGAATATTTCTGGAATGAGGCGGATAACAGCCACAGGGGAGCAGGATACGGCCTGATCCATGATCGATGTCCGACCCATCGGGGTATTGCCAGCATCGCTGCGGTAGGTTTCGGGCTTGCAGCGTTGTGCATTGGGGCTGAAAGGGGATACAGGGCTTATAGAGAGATTGAAAACAGAGTATCGGGGACGCTGGATACCTTGCTGAACAGTGCAGAGAATTGCAATGGCTTTTTCTACCACTTCCTCGATATGAAGACGGGAAAGCGCGCATGGAATTGTGAGGTATCCATAATCGATACGGCTATCGCAATATGCGGTGCCATTTCGGCCGGCGAATATTTCGGCGGAAAGATAAAGGAAAAGGCTGAAGCTATATACCGAAGGGTTGACTGGAAGTGGTATGTTGATGCTTCATGCAACCAGTTTTATATGGGTTATAAACCGGAAGGAGGCTTCTGGGGACACTGGGATGAGTACGCGGAACAGCTTATGCTGTACTTTCTCGGGTCAGCATCGCCAACGCACCCGACGGATCCCGGCATGTTCTATGCCTATCCTCGCACCGAGGGGTACTACGGGGAAATCGGACCAGTCATACATTCTACTTCAGGATCACTCTTTGTGTATCAGTTTTCCCATGCTTTTTTTGACTTGAGAAACAAGCAGGACAGCCTCGGCGTCGATTGGTGGCAGAACTCTGTCAATGCAACCCTGGCAAACCGCCAGTACTGTATAGATAACAGCGACATTTTCAGGACATATGGTGAAAATGCGTGGGGACTTACTGCCTGTGATGGTCCCGGAGGTTACAGCGGAATCTATGGAGCGCCTCCGCGCAAGACGGAAAAGCTTTTCGGAAACATACATTACGGAAATGATGGCACAGTGCCTCCTTGTGGTCCGGCGGGATCAATGGTGTTTGATCCGGAGCATGCCCAAGAGGTATTGATATACATGTATGAGAATCATCCCCGGCTCTGGGGCAAATATGGCTTCAAGGATGCCTTAAATACCAGCGTAAGCCCTGTATGGTATGCCCGGGATTATGTGGGAATTGACAAGGGAATCAGCATGCTTATGATTGAAAATTACCGCAGCGGCTTTATTTGGAATGTATTCATGAAAAATTCCTTTGTGAGAAAAGGTATGGAATTGTGCCAGGTTACTGAGAAATCAGGCTTGCTCATGGTTTAG
- a CDS encoding carbohydrate ABC transporter permease produces MGKFMMPEVKRDIILPRGKLHSIKKYGDIPGRIVQHLLLIGIGFVFVYPILLMLAESTKDTYDLINPLVQWIPTKIYVSNFIKAWTVLGGFKTLLISSGYMLMVAAAQTLSSALIGYGFAKFNFRFKNVVFLLMIATFIIPDQVTFMPRYLTFKAYGMLRTIMPFFVPALLGQGIKSAIFILIFFQFFRMSPKALDEAAQIDGAGVFRVFSRINLPSAVPAIIVVFIFSFVWHWNETYLADLYFETSIRTFPLALEKFTEYYAKMFPVTDATNPLMRLNEGVRMAGTLLCIAPLLLLYALVEGKLVESIDRSGITGE; encoded by the coding sequence GTGGGAAAGTTCATGATGCCTGAAGTTAAGAGGGATATTATCCTCCCCAGGGGGAAATTGCACAGTATCAAGAAATATGGAGATATACCGGGGAGAATTGTTCAACATCTTTTGCTCATTGGAATAGGTTTTGTATTTGTATATCCTATCCTTTTGATGTTAGCTGAGAGCACAAAGGACACCTATGACCTGATCAACCCTCTGGTGCAATGGATTCCTACAAAAATATATGTCAGCAATTTTATCAAAGCCTGGACAGTTTTGGGAGGATTTAAAACGCTGCTCATATCGTCAGGGTATATGCTCATGGTGGCAGCTGCCCAGACATTATCTTCGGCTTTGATAGGCTATGGCTTTGCCAAATTTAATTTCCGGTTTAAAAACGTAGTATTCCTGCTTATGATTGCAACCTTCATCATACCGGATCAGGTGACATTCATGCCAAGGTACCTTACTTTCAAGGCCTATGGCATGCTAAGGACGATAATGCCGTTTTTTGTGCCTGCTTTATTGGGCCAGGGCATAAAGAGCGCTATTTTCATACTGATATTTTTCCAGTTCTTTAGAATGTCACCGAAGGCATTGGATGAGGCCGCTCAAATCGATGGAGCAGGGGTTTTCAGAGTTTTCTCCAGGATAAACCTGCCTTCAGCTGTTCCTGCCATTATAGTGGTTTTCATATTTTCCTTTGTATGGCACTGGAACGAAACATATTTGGCGGACTTGTACTTTGAAACGTCCATAAGGACCTTCCCTTTGGCTCTGGAGAAATTCACGGAATACTACGCAAAGATGTTTCCCGTAACTGATGCCACAAACCCCCTCATGAGGCTGAATGAAGGTGTGAGGATGGCCGGAACGCTCCTTTGCATTGCTCCGCTTTTACTGCTGTATGCCTTGGTTGAGGGAAAGCTGGTGGAAAGCATAGATCGTTCGGGCATTACAGGGGAGTAA
- a CDS encoding carbohydrate ABC transporter permease, whose translation MRKSFRRNRRQLFGWLFISPWILGFMVFTAYPLFETMRYSLSTVRFLLDGIEMDNVGFTNYTNVLLKDPDFKLALPGYLTELLFFVPMVLVFSILLALLLNSPIRMRRLFRSLFFLPVVIMSGPVVGNLRQMGATTLKGLRSFFIYRFISEYFPGVAAAPVLYIFDNAVLILWFCGVQILIFLSGLQKVDKNIYEAARVDGASGWQQLWKITMPMLKPFIFLNGVYTVVDVSMSSLNPVITVIKEGLFNIRKGFGFSAAASWIYFLIIVMAVIVVYLLFGREERTVAGKKTGTALQRKYVRRSRY comes from the coding sequence GTGAGAAAAAGCTTTAGAAGAAACAGGAGGCAATTGTTCGGATGGCTATTTATCTCTCCATGGATATTGGGATTTATGGTGTTCACCGCATACCCTCTGTTTGAAACCATGCGTTACAGCCTAAGCACGGTCAGGTTCCTGCTCGACGGCATCGAGATGGATAATGTCGGCTTTACCAATTATACGAATGTATTGCTCAAAGACCCGGATTTCAAGCTGGCCCTTCCGGGATACCTGACAGAGCTTCTTTTCTTTGTACCCATGGTACTGGTCTTCTCCATACTGTTGGCCTTGCTGCTCAACAGTCCGATAAGGATGAGAAGGCTGTTCAGGTCTTTGTTCTTCCTGCCGGTGGTGATAATGAGCGGACCAGTTGTGGGCAACCTGAGACAAATGGGAGCCACTACTCTTAAGGGATTGAGGAGCTTCTTCATCTACAGGTTTATTTCCGAATATTTTCCCGGAGTAGCGGCAGCACCTGTTTTATATATATTTGATAATGCCGTACTGATCCTGTGGTTTTGCGGAGTTCAGATATTGATATTCTTATCCGGCCTGCAAAAGGTAGATAAAAATATATATGAAGCTGCAAGGGTGGATGGCGCATCCGGCTGGCAGCAATTATGGAAGATAACGATGCCCATGCTGAAGCCTTTTATATTTCTCAATGGAGTTTATACTGTCGTGGATGTTTCCATGTCCTCCCTAAATCCCGTAATAACCGTGATCAAAGAGGGTTTGTTCAACATAAGGAAGGGCTTTGGCTTTTCGGCGGCAGCTTCCTGGATATATTTTCTGATTATCGTGATGGCGGTGATTGTAGTATACTTGTTATTTGGTAGGGAAGAAAGAACCGTGGCAGGAAAAAAGACCGGAACCGCCTTACAGAGAAAATATGTGCGGAGAAGCCGCTATTGA
- a CDS encoding DUF5696 domain-containing protein, giving the protein MLKRVSCFLLVFILLIVGIPFATSGEDSEIIEPPVPSARFTNIKRVSADPVGAAKGAELTEADHIVARNARFELYLDEQALIVKVRDKSNNYVWSSAVPKNKMQSLNFEWQRIASSLLTAEYLNPAGSVSRSPLKHSNAKAPEITKTESGFKAKVEFYEAGIELVVEVELTEKGIKVSVPDESIVQKKENILHKLYIMPFFGASLADEIPGYVFIPDGCGALIRYSKPRTYISSFSERVYGPDYAMKRPATGGMLILQADKKMIHMPVFGAAHGGRQNAFLAVATSGDAFMEIEASPAGVITDFTWVGAKFIYRDLYTQPTSKSGGAFTALQPTSNTVNAAIEYIFLSGEDADYVGMAKAYREMLKEKGMLGSKAEEGTPVRLKIEAIMSEPTKGLITNRNEIMTRIADVRRWIDELGANGVEDLSVVLWGFEKGGVNGHKLNSFRLDPAIGSKKEMEELYNKLVSGNSELMLRQEVQSGYEDQIDKSRLAYHIDGGILEKFEVTKPLFNHVYYLNIHAVRKAVEGYGKKPQYMRNIALSGVSTNLFSDYKRGREIHRNEMVEEIRSVLEAAQENTGKLALYEPNAYAFGYADAVYDIPMQTSQFVFETDTVPFMQIVLSGSIDYYAPNLNFGTNTVEDVLKLIDYGAYPSYVLTEQYSNKLASTNLNDIYTSRYEDWKPYIIENYKAINDILSKVRGKAINRRFVPEDGIVLVEYEGGTTILINYTDKSYTYNNQTFGGLSAAIVKEG; this is encoded by the coding sequence GTGTTAAAGCGGGTTAGCTGTTTTCTGCTCGTATTTATCCTGCTAATCGTGGGCATTCCTTTTGCCACCTCGGGAGAAGATAGCGAAATTATTGAACCTCCTGTACCTTCAGCCAGGTTTACCAATATCAAGAGGGTTTCGGCCGACCCTGTCGGTGCCGCAAAGGGTGCAGAATTAACCGAAGCCGACCATATTGTCGCTCGAAATGCCAGATTTGAGCTGTATTTGGATGAGCAGGCACTGATAGTGAAGGTGCGGGACAAATCCAACAATTATGTATGGTCCAGCGCAGTGCCTAAGAACAAGATGCAGTCATTGAACTTTGAATGGCAAAGGATTGCTTCATCCCTCCTGACGGCGGAATATCTAAACCCGGCAGGATCGGTAAGCCGGTCGCCTCTTAAACACAGCAATGCCAAAGCGCCGGAAATAACAAAAACTGAATCGGGATTCAAGGCTAAGGTGGAATTTTATGAAGCCGGAATAGAGCTCGTTGTGGAAGTGGAGCTTACGGAAAAGGGCATAAAGGTAAGTGTGCCGGATGAAAGCATCGTTCAGAAGAAGGAAAATATCCTGCACAAATTATATATCATGCCGTTCTTTGGGGCATCCCTGGCGGATGAAATACCGGGATATGTATTTATCCCGGATGGCTGTGGTGCGCTGATAAGGTATTCGAAGCCAAGGACATATATTTCATCCTTTTCCGAAAGGGTCTATGGTCCGGACTATGCGATGAAACGTCCGGCAACTGGTGGAATGTTAATCCTTCAGGCAGACAAAAAGATGATTCATATGCCTGTGTTCGGAGCGGCTCACGGGGGCAGGCAAAATGCCTTTCTGGCCGTGGCAACCAGCGGAGATGCGTTTATGGAAATAGAAGCCAGTCCTGCCGGGGTGATAACGGATTTTACCTGGGTTGGGGCAAAATTTATCTACAGGGATCTGTATACCCAGCCTACAAGCAAGAGCGGCGGAGCGTTCACAGCATTGCAGCCCACAAGCAATACTGTAAATGCAGCCATAGAGTACATATTCCTGTCAGGGGAGGATGCCGATTATGTAGGCATGGCAAAAGCTTACCGGGAAATGCTAAAGGAAAAAGGCATGCTGGGCTCGAAAGCTGAGGAGGGCACTCCAGTCAGATTGAAGATTGAGGCTATCATGTCGGAACCGACCAAGGGGCTGATCACCAACAGGAATGAGATCATGACAAGGATTGCGGATGTGCGCCGGTGGATAGACGAATTGGGGGCCAATGGTGTTGAAGACCTGTCGGTGGTGCTGTGGGGTTTTGAAAAAGGAGGGGTAAACGGGCATAAGTTGAACAGCTTCAGATTAGACCCCGCCATCGGCAGTAAAAAAGAGATGGAAGAGCTGTACAACAAGCTTGTGTCCGGTAACAGCGAACTGATGCTCCGACAAGAGGTGCAAAGCGGATATGAGGATCAGATAGACAAGAGCAGGCTGGCCTATCATATAGATGGAGGAATTCTGGAGAAATTTGAGGTTACGAAGCCTTTGTTTAACCATGTTTATTACCTTAATATACATGCTGTGAGGAAAGCTGTGGAAGGTTATGGCAAAAAACCTCAATACATGAGGAACATTGCCCTGAGCGGTGTGTCTACAAATCTTTTTTCCGATTATAAACGCGGCAGGGAAATACACAGAAATGAGATGGTGGAGGAGATAAGATCCGTACTGGAGGCAGCCCAGGAAAACACAGGGAAGTTGGCACTCTATGAGCCCAATGCTTATGCGTTCGGGTATGCCGACGCGGTATATGATATACCCATGCAGACCTCCCAATTTGTGTTTGAAACCGATACGGTGCCCTTCATGCAAATTGTTTTAAGCGGAAGCATCGATTATTATGCTCCCAATCTTAATTTCGGCACCAACACGGTGGAGGATGTGCTAAAGCTTATAGATTACGGAGCATATCCATCCTATGTGCTTACGGAGCAATACTCCAACAAGCTGGCCTCGACAAACCTGAACGATATTTATACCTCCAGGTATGAGGATTGGAAGCCGTATATTATTGAAAATTATAAAGCCATAAATGACATTTTATCCAAGGTGAGGGGAAAGGCGATAAATAGAAGGTTTGTACCGGAGGATGGCATTGTTCTGGTGGAATATGAAGGGGGAACTACCATATTAATCAACTATACGGATAAAAGCTACACATATAATAATCAGACGTTCGGCGGACTATCCGCGGCAATAGTGAAGGAGGGATAG
- a CDS encoding YIP1 family protein, with protein sequence MRRIRNIIIYALLTLFCLHETPVFASTTQSTGYTVTYTINQKFEIGQDAYLPSGAFLDLGLKEPQDLYIADDKMYIADKGNKRILVVDLHTNTVTVVGEGILEEPTGVAADNEGRIYVADFGKAEAYRFDGNGNLEFTFTKPETPNFGKNSSFRPKKVAAADDGGVYLVSEGSTAGIVHMNSSGDFLGYFASNEVNVSFFQRLQDLFLTAEQKKAFLNRTPPSFGNIFRGSDGLIYTTNMGKGVYVKKHSISGLDLFENSDSRIMLNDPADMCVTEDGRIYVLEASGSISEITYDGYLIARFGGNSDKTDRIGLFEVPRGIGVDSESNVYVLDEQKAFVQVFSPTPVQSGIHKALDDYNNGRYEESKRIWKEVLKFNNTSFLAHLYMGRTYMQEENYEEALEHFRIAKVKSYYSTAYWEIRNAWLQKNLGYVLVLLLLMYIIFSLLKLIDREKRIFRFFRNVGHKVMSNRLVYDMLSIKYAMLHPIDNAYNVKHGHTGTYLSASLIYILFFVILVLYQVAGGFIFSVDIADYSLFNTLVTYIVVVGLFIGGNYFISSINDGNGSVRDIYVGTAYCLSPAVVIMPPVILFSNFATLNEQFLINTATTAVIAWCIINIVLMIIEIHEYSFKFTVFNILMTLFSMGVAVLAASMGYLLLNQLWVFIREIVVEVLLRVKAG encoded by the coding sequence ATGCGCAGGATAAGAAACATCATCATATATGCACTGCTGACGCTTTTTTGCCTGCATGAAACGCCGGTATTTGCATCCACCACCCAGTCCACCGGTTATACGGTGACATATACCATCAATCAGAAGTTTGAAATAGGCCAGGACGCCTACTTGCCGTCGGGAGCCTTTCTTGACCTGGGCCTTAAGGAGCCCCAGGATTTGTATATAGCCGACGACAAGATGTATATTGCCGATAAGGGAAATAAACGCATATTAGTGGTGGACCTTCATACGAACACGGTAACGGTGGTAGGGGAAGGAATCCTTGAGGAGCCTACCGGAGTTGCTGCAGATAATGAAGGCAGGATATATGTAGCTGATTTCGGCAAAGCCGAGGCATATAGATTTGACGGGAATGGAAATCTGGAATTTACATTCACTAAGCCTGAGACTCCCAACTTTGGAAAAAACTCAAGCTTCAGGCCCAAGAAAGTCGCGGCGGCGGATGACGGGGGAGTCTATCTGGTGAGCGAAGGTTCGACTGCCGGAATAGTGCATATGAACTCCTCCGGAGATTTCCTGGGATATTTCGCCTCCAATGAGGTTAATGTCAGCTTTTTTCAAAGGCTGCAGGACCTTTTCCTTACTGCTGAGCAGAAAAAAGCTTTTCTGAACAGGACGCCTCCATCCTTCGGCAATATTTTCAGGGGGAGCGACGGGTTGATTTATACTACAAACATGGGAAAAGGGGTTTATGTGAAAAAGCACAGCATAAGCGGGTTGGACTTGTTTGAAAACTCCGACTCCAGGATAATGCTGAATGATCCTGCCGATATGTGCGTGACGGAGGATGGCAGGATATATGTTCTGGAAGCGAGCGGATCAATATCTGAAATAACCTATGACGGATACCTTATAGCGAGATTCGGAGGAAATTCGGACAAGACGGACAGGATAGGACTGTTTGAAGTTCCAAGGGGAATTGGAGTGGATTCGGAAAGCAATGTGTATGTCCTGGATGAACAGAAGGCTTTCGTGCAGGTATTTTCTCCAACTCCCGTACAATCCGGCATACACAAGGCATTGGATGATTATAACAACGGAAGGTATGAAGAAAGCAAGAGAATATGGAAGGAGGTACTGAAGTTTAACAACACTTCCTTTCTGGCCCACCTGTACATGGGAAGGACCTACATGCAGGAGGAGAACTATGAGGAAGCTCTGGAGCATTTCCGGATAGCGAAAGTTAAAAGCTATTATTCCACGGCATACTGGGAGATAAGAAATGCCTGGCTGCAGAAGAATTTAGGCTATGTTCTGGTATTGCTGCTTTTGATGTACATTATATTTTCTCTGTTAAAATTAATCGACAGAGAAAAAAGAATTTTCCGGTTTTTCAGGAATGTCGGACACAAAGTGATGAGCAACAGGCTGGTGTACGATATGCTCAGTATTAAATATGCGATGCTGCATCCGATAGACAATGCCTATAATGTCAAGCATGGACATACAGGCACTTATCTGTCGGCAAGCTTGATATATATCTTGTTTTTTGTGATCCTGGTATTATATCAGGTGGCAGGCGGATTCATATTTTCGGTGGACATAGCAGATTATTCGTTATTTAATACTCTGGTAACATATATCGTGGTGGTAGGACTGTTCATTGGGGGCAATTATTTTATCAGTTCAATAAATGACGGCAACGGGAGTGTACGGGACATATATGTTGGAACTGCCTATTGCCTTTCCCCGGCGGTTGTCATAATGCCGCCAGTCATACTCTTTTCAAATTTTGCCACCTTGAACGAGCAGTTTTTGATAAACACGGCCACGACAGCAGTCATAGCCTGGTGCATCATAAACATAGTGCTAATGATAATTGAAATACACGAATATAGCTTCAAGTTTACTGTATTTAACATACTGATGACTTTATTCTCCATGGGTGTTGCCGTTCTCGCTGCTTCCATGGGCTATCTCCTGTTAAACCAGCTTTGGGTTTTTATCAGGGAAATTGTAGTGGAGGTGTTGTTGCGTGTTAAAGCGGGTTAG